The window GGGGCACGGTTTAGCGGGGAACTGGGAGAAGCAGACCAAAATTCTGGGGAATATTTAGGCGTAAAAACCTTCAATATGAACTCTGGGGATAGGTTCGGGATGATGCTGGTTCCCAAGGGAAGAGTAGAACAAGTGGTGGATAATCCCGGAATTGGCGGTGCTGCGCGTCCTCTCTTTTCCCTGGCTACTGCAAATCCAGAAGATGGGTTTCATTGGGGACAAATTGTGGATGTCACCGGAGAAGGGAATACATTTGTCTTTGAAGATTTGCGCGTGGATGGCAAGTCCGATGGGGATTATAATGACCTGATTTTTCAAGTCAGGAATGCCACGGGAGAAGCGCGGCTTCTGGATGAAGTGATTGATACTGAACACGATTGGCGTAACTCAGATTTAGGGCAAACGTTAATTGAGTATACAAAGCCTTATTTGGTGGTGGAAGAACCGGGAGAGATTGAGTTAGAACCCGAACCTGAGCATCAGAAAATTGAGCATAAACCTTGGGAAGACCAGGTTTTAAAAGACTTAGAGGACGATAAGCCGGTGATTACGGTTCAGTTGCAGGAGTCGGAAAGCGAGGGATTAACGGATAAACAAAAAGAGGTTTTAGCGCAAGTCAAAGACCAGGGAGTGATTACGGTCATTTCCACGGCAGAAGAAACCGAAAATCTTGCGCCCATGGTGGCCGAAATTCAAGAAAATTTTGATAATGTTTTGGTCGTGGGACGGGGAGAACAAGAAAATTCAGATGTGCCGTTAGCTAAGGGGGTGGTGTCGGTAGATGATTCTCAGCTTGGCGATGATTTAGATGTGGTGGTTTTGGGAGAAGATGGAGAAATTACCAATCAGAATGCGGCGCAAGTGGTGGCAGAGGTTTGGGACGCGAATCCCGATTTAAGTTATCAGCAAGTGATAGAAACGGTGAAGGTGACGGCGACAGATTTGCAAGAGTCGGGAGAGTTGATTAATCCTGAAGCAGCGATTCATTTGGCTCGGTCTACTGTACCCCAGAAACTTGAGTTTTTGAGACTGCCAGAAAATCAAGCACCGGAAAATCTAGTGATTGCTGGGGATAGGTTTTATAACGCGGAGGAAAGTATCCATGTTTTTGGTCAAGTCACGGATGGGGATACTGCGCCAGATTTAGCCAAAGTCGTGTTTTCCCTGCAAGTTGAGGGGGAAGAGTGGCGAGTTTGGGATGAAATCAGCGAGTTTGAGGTGGATGCAGATGCGCCAAATACGGGTCATTTTAATCATAATTTAGCCGGATTATCTCCTGGTCGTTATCAGCTCAAGGTGGAAGCATTCGACCATCAGGGTGCAGTGAGCAATACGGAGATACAGTCGTTTACGGTGTTATCGGAAGAGAGCGAGTTAACGGATAGGGGGAGATGGGCGATCGCCGAAGCGGTAAACTTAGACAATTACGACCCAGAATACCTGAATAATACCCGCCAATGGGTCGTCAGTCTGCCCCCAGACATCGACAGTGAAGCCTTAGCGCAGCAGTTGGGAGTCACCCATGTAGGGCAAACCGGAAGCACCACCAACAGTTATATTTGGGAATTTCCCGTGGGAACCAGTCCCCAGGAAGTCGCTGCACAGTTAGCCGAAGTCGAGGGAGTCGAATATGCGTATCCCCTGGTGGAAGTTCCCCTAGAGTTTTATCCCTCCCATCAAGAGGCAATCTGGGAAAGTTTGCGCGAGACAATGGAACCAACTCCAGTCACACCAAGTGTCTCCGAAATGTGGCGATTGCTTCCTGGAGGTCGCAATGACGAAACTTTACCCGATGTCATGGCGANNNNNNNNNNNNNNNNNNNNNNNNNNNNNNNNNNNNNNNNNNNNNNNNNNNNNNNNNNNNNNNNNNNNNNNNNNNNNNNNNNNNNNNNNNNNNNNNNNNNGGAGGTCGCAATGACGAAACTTTACCCGATGTCATGGCGAATGGAACGCAGTGGAATGAAGCCATCTCCGACATCTGGCGATTGCTTCCTGGAGGTCGCAATGACGAAACTTTACCCGATGTCATGGCGAATGGAACGCAGTGGAGCGAAGCCATCTCTAAATTCTTTGTGCGTACTCTATCGGGTGAGTATGGAGAACAACCCGCGCAAGCATTACAAGGATATTTTGAGCAAGAATTAGCTCAACCTGATATTGCGTTGGAATGGTATGGAGGAAGAGGAAATCCTAGCCTTGGAGGAGTACCACACACTCAATCTCCGCAAGTTGGAGGCGCAAGTGTTCCACTCTCTCCAAGTGTTCCACAATCTGAGGAAACTGTAATTCATTATCTCACCAATCAACTGATTCACCGGATTGGTGAAGAACCTCAGATATTATTAGACTTGCTCTCCTTTTACCAACGGCCGGAAGGAGTTGACCCGCTAGAGTATCCCAATCTTAATCCCCATGACCCCGATGTGATTAATCTGCTCAACAGTTATCAGTGGCATTTACGCAGTGATGAAAATCCGGATGCGGATGCCAATATTAGCCAAGTCAATCAGCAAGAAAATCTTCAAGGTCGAGATGTGGTAATCGGAGTCATTGATAATGGCTTTGAAGTGACAGATACTGAGCGCAGTTTAGTGGGACATGCCGATTTATCAGCCAATTACCGCGAAGATTTGAGTTATGACTTTGATGAAGAAGACAGTATTCCCTCGCGAGTGGTTAGCTCTGAAGCCGTTTATCAAGGAGAAAACCGTACCCTAGGTGATTGGGGTGCTAATAGTATGTTTGGTTTTCGTAGTCCCCATAGTGGATTGATTCAGAATGCCACGCTCAATCTGGATATTGAGTATGAGTCAGTGGAAGATTTAGAGATTTACCTCTATTGGCATGAGAAGAGTGAAACTTCTCCATTGCCTGTGGAAAAAAGACTGAAAATCAAAAGTATAGGAGAAGATTTGACTGAGGTGGATTTAACCTCTCATTTGCGAGGACAACCGGCATCTACATTATGGGGTTTAGAGATTATAGATACCAATTATGTTTTCGGAAAAACGGGGACGCTGAATGATTGGTCATTTGATTTAGATACGGTCAATGCTCATGGAACGGCAGTTGTTGGCGTTTCTAGTGGGGATGCGAATAATGATTTGGGTGTCAATGGTGTGGCTGGAAGTTCCGGCTGGGCTGGATTGCGAGTGGGTGGTAATGGAGCAACAGATAATGAAATGCAACGCGCTCTATCCTATCAAAATAATGAAATTGATATATATAATAATAGTTGGGGTTTAGGCTTTTTTAAGTCTCCATTTCCGGATTCTTTAGATGAGCTAGAATTAGGCACTAAACAAGGTAGAAATGGTTTAGGAAATATTTATGTTTTTGCGGGTGCAAATGCTGGCCAAGCTGGAGGAAATGTTAATTATAATGCCTTTGCTAATTCTCGCCATACGATTGCAGTAGCA of the Roseofilum capinflatum BLCC-M114 genome contains:
- a CDS encoding DUF4114 domain-containing protein, translating into MSWFNFLFKPVFSGNSASETHKTFILEPILTPSGIVDSLDDGIDFEGDGQENTVENTELELDDPSIENISGNTLEDGNLVPEIPDEDLEEIPFIYASEKETAGDPEQESLEPTSTEENSGLILDSETELDREITQELAQFATNTEADGEAPVELSALGITEEGVAQPQFDSGYFVVGETGEVGVDYLFDGGGYKGELGIFSLGGMEEYDPDTEEFIAEAARRSHSNSELGHIIISDRSEGARFSGELGEADQNSGEYLGVKTFNMNSGDRFGMMLVPKGRVEQVVDNPGIGGAARPLFSLATANPEDGFHWGQIVDVTGEGNTFVFEDLRVDGKSDGDYNDLIFQVRNATGEARLLDEVIDTEHDWRNSDLGQTLIEYTKPYLVVEEPGEIELEPEPEHQKIEHKPWEDQVLKDLEDDKPVITVQLQESESEGLTDKQKEVLAQVKDQGVITVISTAEETENLAPMVAEIQENFDNVLVVGRGEQENSDVPLAKGVVSVDDSQLGDDLDVVVLGEDGEITNQNAAQVVAEVWDANPDLSYQQVIETVKVTATDLQESGELINPEAAIHLARSTVPQKLEFLRLPENQAPENLVIAGDRFYNAEESIHVFGQVTDGDTAPDLAKVVFSLQVEGEEWRVWDEISEFEVDADAPNTGHFNHNLAGLSPGRYQLKVEAFDHQGAVSNTEIQSFTVLSEESELTDRGRWAIAEAVNLDNYDPEYLNNTRQWVVSLPPDIDSEALAQQLGVTHVGQTGSTTNSYIWEFPVGTSPQEVAAQLAEVEGVEYAYPLVEVPLEFYPSHQEAIWESLRETMEPTPVTPSVSEMWRLLPGGRNDETLPDVMA